One Edaphobacter lichenicola DNA window includes the following coding sequences:
- a CDS encoding IclR family transcriptional regulator domain-containing protein yields the protein MSLTPRHPLAPSTESLPPAPPAAPKPTPASSLDIFTGDPNFMTSLARGLIVIQAFTQQSPQMTISQLSVKTGLSRAAVRRCLYTLTKLGFAGAEDGSRYSLRPRMLTLSHTYTTSNTLSTAAQPILERMSAALRESFSVATLDGEDIVYIARTQVNRVMAVDLHIGSRLPAYCTSMGRILLAYLPPEQLEQYLAKAVLTPHTTRTITSVEKLRLTLRNVRRNGYALVDQEYEVGLRSLAVPVFAASGRVVATLNLSGNAPRLSVLEMQSRFLIHLRNAANELSAFLN from the coding sequence ATGAGCCTCACCCCCCGCCACCCCCTCGCACCGTCCACTGAATCCCTCCCACCCGCTCCTCCCGCAGCACCCAAACCCACCCCCGCCTCCTCTCTCGACATCTTCACCGGCGATCCCAACTTCATGACCTCGTTAGCCCGCGGTCTCATCGTCATTCAGGCCTTCACCCAGCAATCCCCGCAGATGACCATCTCGCAACTCAGCGTAAAGACCGGCCTCTCTCGCGCCGCAGTTCGCCGCTGCCTCTACACCCTCACCAAGCTCGGCTTTGCCGGCGCAGAAGACGGCTCGCGCTACTCCCTCCGTCCGCGCATGCTCACCCTCTCCCACACCTACACCACTTCAAACACTCTCTCCACCGCCGCCCAGCCCATCCTCGAGCGCATGTCCGCCGCTCTCCGCGAGTCCTTCTCCGTCGCCACGCTCGACGGCGAAGACATCGTCTACATCGCCCGCACCCAGGTCAACCGCGTCATGGCCGTCGACCTCCACATCGGCAGCCGCCTGCCCGCCTACTGCACCAGCATGGGCCGCATTCTCCTCGCCTATCTCCCGCCTGAGCAACTCGAGCAGTATCTCGCCAAAGCTGTCCTCACCCCCCACACCACGCGCACCATCACCTCCGTCGAGAAGCTCCGCCTCACCCTGCGCAACGTGCGCCGCAACGGCTACGCCCTCGTCGACCAGGAGTACGAGGTTGGCCTCCGCTCTCTGGCCGTCCCCGTCTTTGCCGCCTCGGGCCGAGTCGTCGCCACGCTGAACCTCAGCGGCAACGCCCCCCGTCTCTCCGTCCTCGAGATGCAAAGCCGCTTCCTCATCCACCTCCGCAATGCCGCGAACGAGCTAAGCGCCTTCCTCAACTAG
- a CDS encoding MarC family protein: MFLLWKYFALGFSALLPLVNPLGSALIFLGLVGAAPIDIYRGLARRIAINTVIFFAVIQLIGSYLLGFFGISLPIVQVSGGMVIAMIAWSLLNQPDSTPSPEKTEAAVPAVTPAEIDSLQQKAFYPFTFPITAGPGCIVVMLTLSVHNEQTTLEDKVLAHVGLFIAVLVLSALIYLCYAYAPKIARTISPATAHGILRVVAFILLCIGVQIAWNGLSDLLTPLLQKS; encoded by the coding sequence ATGTTTCTGCTCTGGAAATACTTCGCCCTGGGATTCAGCGCGCTTCTCCCGCTCGTCAACCCCCTCGGCTCCGCGCTTATCTTCCTGGGCCTTGTCGGCGCTGCGCCCATCGACATCTACCGCGGCCTCGCCCGCCGCATCGCCATCAACACCGTCATCTTCTTCGCCGTTATCCAACTCATCGGTTCTTATCTGCTTGGCTTCTTTGGCATCTCTCTTCCCATCGTTCAAGTCTCCGGCGGCATGGTCATCGCAATGATCGCATGGTCGCTCCTGAATCAACCGGACAGCACCCCGAGCCCGGAGAAGACCGAAGCCGCGGTCCCTGCCGTCACACCCGCAGAGATCGACAGCCTTCAACAAAAAGCCTTCTATCCCTTTACCTTCCCGATCACCGCCGGCCCTGGCTGTATCGTAGTCATGCTCACCCTCAGCGTGCACAACGAGCAGACAACCCTCGAAGACAAAGTCCTCGCCCACGTAGGCCTCTTCATCGCCGTCCTCGTGCTCAGCGCTCTCATCTATCTCTGTTACGCCTATGCGCCAAAGATCGCCCGCACCATCTCACCTGCCACCGCGCACGGCATCCTCCGCGTCGTCGCCTTCATTCTCCTTTGCATCGGAGTTCAGATAGCATGGAACGGCCTCAGCGACCTCCTCACGCCTCTACTGCAAAAATCGTGA
- a CDS encoding DUF3011 domain-containing protein, with the protein MKRTTKLLLTAIFLIAGACATPTPATAQPGYGGPPPRITCSSDDGRRNWCDIGPSRDVRLVRQISDSPCVQDDTWGVERRGLWVDRGCRAEFFIGRREPPPPPITVTCSSNDGHRNWCDIGPSRDRDVRMARQISGSPCIQDDTWGVDQRGLWVDRGCRADFLVGRFEPLPPPVTVTCSSNDGERNWCDIGSRSEVRLIRQISGSPCVRGQTWNVDNRGLWVDRGCRADFEAR; encoded by the coding sequence ATGAAGCGCACAACGAAGCTCCTCCTGACAGCCATCTTTCTTATCGCCGGCGCCTGCGCCACACCCACCCCCGCAACCGCGCAACCTGGTTACGGCGGCCCACCCCCCAGGATTACTTGCTCCTCCGACGACGGCCGCAGAAACTGGTGCGATATCGGCCCCTCTCGCGACGTCCGTCTGGTCCGGCAGATCAGCGACTCCCCCTGCGTCCAGGACGACACCTGGGGCGTCGAACGCCGTGGCCTCTGGGTCGACCGTGGCTGCCGCGCCGAGTTCTTCATCGGCCGCAGAGAACCACCTCCTCCTCCCATTACCGTCACCTGCTCCTCCAACGATGGCCATAGAAACTGGTGCGACATCGGCCCCTCTCGCGATCGCGATGTCCGCATGGCCCGACAGATCAGCGGCTCCCCTTGTATCCAGGACGACACCTGGGGCGTCGATCAACGCGGCCTCTGGGTCGACCGTGGCTGCCGCGCCGACTTCCTCGTTGGTCGCTTTGAACCGCTACCTCCTCCCGTCACCGTCACCTGCTCCTCCAACGACGGAGAAAGAAACTGGTGCGACATCGGCTCCCGAAGCGAAGTTCGTCTCATCCGGCAGATCAGCGGATCTCCCTGCGTCCGCGGCCAGACCTGGAACGTCGACAATCGCGGTCTGTGGGTAGACCGAGGCTGCCGCGCCGACTTCGAAGCCCGCTAG
- a CDS encoding sensor histidine kinase gives MNITRRRGAIAFFITLGALLVGGLVTLNITWIILNKRTVAIAVLGVILFAALIAGVVLNTVFLVREIRRNERQDSFLNAVTHELKTPIASIRLYLETLQRRPIEEPQRQEFYKIMLSDSDRLLATVEQVLKAGQLGQRHRQQNRTLIDMQSLVADCIAITLQRHHLPAESIILEPLPGVVRPYTQGIAEDLRTAVLNVLDNAVKYSPEGVAIRCSLAISNYTWVALRVTDTGVGLPANQFKRIFTRFYRVPGRAMAKIKGTGLGLFLVRNIARQHGGEATATSPGPGLGTTISISLPLAAPASSATPN, from the coding sequence ATGAACATCACCCGACGCCGCGGAGCTATCGCTTTCTTCATCACCCTCGGCGCTCTTCTGGTCGGTGGCCTCGTCACTCTCAACATCACGTGGATCATTCTCAACAAGCGCACCGTAGCCATCGCCGTCCTCGGCGTGATCCTCTTCGCCGCACTCATCGCAGGCGTCGTCCTCAACACCGTCTTCCTCGTCCGCGAGATCCGCCGCAACGAGCGTCAGGACTCCTTCCTCAACGCCGTCACCCACGAGCTTAAAACCCCCATCGCCAGCATCCGACTCTATCTCGAAACCCTCCAGCGCCGCCCCATCGAGGAGCCCCAGCGCCAGGAGTTCTACAAGATCATGCTCTCCGACTCCGACCGTCTCCTCGCCACCGTCGAGCAGGTCCTCAAAGCCGGCCAGCTAGGCCAACGCCACCGCCAGCAAAATCGCACCCTCATCGACATGCAGTCCCTCGTAGCCGACTGCATCGCCATCACACTCCAGCGCCACCACCTCCCCGCTGAAAGCATCATCCTCGAACCCCTCCCCGGAGTCGTCCGCCCCTACACTCAGGGCATCGCCGAAGACCTCCGCACCGCCGTCCTCAACGTCCTCGACAACGCCGTCAAATACTCCCCCGAAGGCGTTGCCATCCGCTGCTCGCTCGCCATCTCCAACTACACCTGGGTCGCCCTGCGCGTCACCGACACCGGCGTCGGTCTGCCCGCCAACCAGTTCAAGCGCATCTTCACGCGCTTCTACCGCGTCCCCGGCCGCGCCATGGCCAAGATCAAGGGCACTGGTCTCGGCCTCTTCCTCGTGCGCAACATCGCCCGTCAGCACGGAGGCGAGGCAACTGCCACAAGCCCCGGTCCCGGCCTCGGCACCACCATCTCCATTTCCCTTCCCCTCGCCGCTCCAGCCTCTTCCGCAACTCCTAACTAG
- a CDS encoding DUF3011 domain-containing protein: MKLTTKLLLIATLLIAGTCATPTPAAAQPGYGGPPPRITCSSDDGRRNWCNIGPSRDVRLVRQISGSPCVRDSTWGVDRRGLWVDRGCRAEFIVGRAGPPPPPPGPGSGAIVTCSSNDGGRRWCDIGRSRDVRLVRQISGSPCVRGQTWDVDRRGLWVDRGCRADFRVR, translated from the coding sequence ATGAAGCTCACAACCAAGCTCCTCCTGATAGCCACCCTCCTGATCGCGGGCACCTGCGCCACACCCACACCCGCAGCCGCGCAACCCGGCTACGGCGGTCCACCCCCGAGAATTACCTGCTCCTCCGACGACGGCCGCAGAAACTGGTGCAATATCGGGCCGTCTCGCGACGTCCGCCTGGTCCGCCAGATCAGCGGCTCCCCCTGCGTTCGCGACAGCACCTGGGGCGTCGATCGTCGTGGCCTCTGGGTCGACCGAGGCTGCCGCGCCGAGTTCATCGTCGGCCGCGCAGGTCCACCACCTCCGCCGCCTGGACCAGGCTCCGGTGCTATCGTCACCTGCTCCTCCAACGACGGAGGCAGAAGATGGTGTGACATAGGCCGCAGCCGCGATGTAAGACTCGTCCGGCAGATCAGCGGTTCACCCTGCGTTCGTGGCCAGACCTGGGATGTGGACCGACGAGGCCTTTGGGTTGACCGAGGCTGCCGCGCCGACTTCCGAGTCCGCTAA
- a CDS encoding class I SAM-dependent methyltransferase, which yields MAVGVFDKVRWSLENRGMAGTVTSAAKSIGRKLRRPEVRAAHPFDVHHGVRTDGLIPGHDLAVGHANDRFIAGYAAIPPSRFRGAMKKWLESGPAHAIKDYTFIDFGCGKGRAVLLASEMRFREVVGVELNTGLAELAQENAEVWTKAGKALSPIRIVCGDALELEWPAGPCVVYLYNPFQGQVMRHLVDRLRSRFAERPRDLEVIYQKPEQAAVFEDGFEMVWCEAIEMSEDDRVADLVADPKDESRAYRLHRAS from the coding sequence GTGGCAGTGGGAGTCTTCGACAAGGTTCGGTGGTCGCTGGAAAACCGTGGAATGGCAGGAACGGTGACGTCGGCCGCCAAGAGCATAGGACGCAAGTTGAGGCGGCCTGAGGTGCGAGCGGCTCATCCGTTTGACGTACATCACGGAGTGAGGACCGATGGATTGATCCCCGGGCATGATCTGGCGGTCGGGCATGCCAACGACAGATTTATTGCGGGATACGCGGCGATCCCACCTTCGCGCTTTCGAGGAGCGATGAAGAAATGGCTTGAGTCTGGGCCTGCGCATGCAATCAAGGACTACACCTTTATCGACTTTGGATGTGGGAAGGGGCGCGCGGTGCTGCTTGCGTCGGAGATGCGATTTCGCGAGGTCGTCGGGGTGGAGTTGAATACGGGACTGGCTGAACTCGCGCAGGAAAATGCAGAGGTGTGGACGAAGGCTGGTAAGGCGCTGTCGCCGATACGGATTGTGTGTGGTGATGCGTTGGAACTGGAGTGGCCGGCGGGGCCTTGCGTGGTGTATCTGTACAACCCATTTCAAGGACAGGTGATGCGGCACCTGGTTGACAGGCTTAGGAGTCGATTTGCCGAGAGGCCGCGTGATCTCGAAGTGATATATCAGAAGCCAGAGCAGGCGGCGGTCTTTGAAGACGGATTTGAGATGGTTTGGTGTGAGGCGATTGAGATGTCAGAGGACGACCGGGTGGCGGATCTGGTGGCAGACCCGAAGGATGAGAGTCGGGCGTACAGGTTGCACCGTGCCTCGTGA
- a CDS encoding DUF1697 domain-containing protein — translation MKAKATGKYVALLRGINVGGKNMLPMKELAGLFVAAGCGEVATYIQSGNVVFCADDNVVGRLQSAITQQVELQFGLKVPVVLRRASEMQAAIRGNPFLKAGAAEEMLHVSFLADRPGPDLVAGLDAMRSAPDEFAVIGREIYMKLVTGAAKTKLTNAYFDSKLKTVSTMRNWRTVLKLAEMMA, via the coding sequence ATGAAAGCGAAAGCGACTGGCAAATATGTTGCTTTGCTGCGCGGCATCAACGTTGGCGGTAAGAATATGCTGCCGATGAAGGAGCTTGCGGGGCTCTTCGTCGCTGCTGGATGTGGCGAGGTGGCGACCTACATTCAGAGTGGGAATGTGGTCTTCTGCGCTGACGACAACGTGGTGGGGAGACTGCAGAGCGCGATTACGCAACAGGTGGAGTTACAGTTCGGATTGAAGGTGCCGGTGGTGCTGCGAAGGGCTTCGGAGATGCAGGCGGCGATTCGGGGAAATCCGTTCTTGAAGGCTGGAGCTGCGGAAGAGATGCTGCATGTTTCATTTCTGGCGGATCGGCCGGGGCCGGATCTGGTGGCTGGGCTAGATGCGATGCGGTCAGCCCCGGACGAGTTTGCAGTCATCGGGAGGGAGATTTATATGAAGCTCGTGACCGGAGCGGCGAAGACGAAGCTGACGAATGCGTATTTTGACTCGAAGCTGAAGACCGTGAGCACGATGCGAAACTGGCGGACGGTCTTGAAGCTTGCGGAGATGATGGCTTGA
- a CDS encoding acyl-CoA desaturase, with amino-acid sequence MTPLSTIEEAPVKAPKLAAVVPAVAEVTHKIKQDLRMGREHQEGRINWITTIAMGLFHVGAIAALFFFSWKNLAVFLVMYFFAINVGIGVAYHRLLTHRGYKVPKWVEYFVTMCGCLALEGGPIFWVATHRVHHQNSDQEGDPHTPHDGTWWAHAGWILSGRALHSETALLGRYAPDLTKDPVHVWLSKYHYVPLVATGLLQVALGAALAPAGHHAVGALGMVLWGTFLRVTIGLHATWLVNSATHLWGKRRFETKDDSRNNWWVAMLTGGEGWHNNHHAHPVSARHGLAWYEFDINYYCIWLLGKVGLAEKVQIAKFDPKNPKPAGVL; translated from the coding sequence ATGACCCCCCTTAGCACCATCGAAGAGGCCCCGGTAAAGGCGCCCAAGCTCGCCGCCGTAGTTCCAGCCGTCGCCGAAGTCACCCATAAGATCAAGCAGGACCTCCGCATGGGCCGCGAGCACCAGGAAGGCCGCATCAACTGGATCACCACCATCGCCATGGGGCTCTTCCACGTCGGAGCCATCGCTGCCCTCTTCTTCTTCTCCTGGAAAAATCTCGCCGTCTTCCTCGTCATGTACTTCTTCGCGATCAACGTCGGCATCGGCGTGGCCTATCACCGCCTGCTCACCCATCGCGGCTACAAAGTTCCCAAGTGGGTCGAATACTTCGTCACCATGTGCGGCTGCCTCGCGCTCGAGGGAGGCCCGATCTTCTGGGTAGCCACCCACCGCGTCCACCATCAGAACTCCGACCAGGAAGGCGACCCGCACACGCCGCACGACGGCACCTGGTGGGCTCACGCCGGCTGGATCCTCTCCGGCCGCGCCCTCCACTCCGAGACCGCTCTCCTCGGCCGCTATGCCCCCGACCTCACCAAGGACCCCGTCCACGTCTGGCTCAGCAAATACCACTACGTTCCTCTCGTCGCCACCGGTCTCCTCCAGGTAGCACTCGGCGCAGCCCTCGCTCCGGCAGGCCATCACGCAGTAGGTGCGCTCGGTATGGTCCTCTGGGGAACCTTCCTCCGCGTCACCATCGGTCTCCACGCCACGTGGCTGGTCAACTCCGCCACCCACCTCTGGGGCAAGCGCCGCTTCGAGACCAAAGACGACTCCCGCAACAACTGGTGGGTCGCCATGCTCACCGGCGGAGAAGGCTGGCACAACAACCACCACGCCCATCCCGTCAGCGCCCGCCACGGCCTCGCCTGGTACGAGTTCGACATCAACTACTACTGCATCTGGCTCCTTGGCAAAGTCGGGCTCGCAGAAAAAGTCCAGATCGCCAAATTCGATCCCAAGAATCCCAAACCCGCCGGCGTCCTCTAA
- a CDS encoding type I phosphomannose isomerase catalytic subunit: MTIGTRVAPFGLKPWFSERVWGKSDLKPWYEETGTTELVGEAWLTGPQCLVESGPLKGQTLASVAEKMGGEFPLLVKILFPADKLSVQVHPDDAQAKAMGETRGKTECWYVLEAEPGATVALGLKAGVGAREVAASVESGTMELLLEHVPVSVGDMLFVDAGTVHAIGPGVVLLETQQTSDVTYRLYDYGRPRELHLEKGLQVIKAETQAGKVVPQEMGGFTRLIEQRYFVVDRFEISATRERTVAFAGAGCLVGLAGSGVVRTPDGELELTPGRAVVVPMGDGDVVVETKAGVSFARCVAPV, from the coding sequence ATGACAATTGGGACCAGAGTTGCGCCGTTTGGATTGAAGCCGTGGTTTAGCGAAAGAGTGTGGGGGAAGAGCGATCTGAAGCCCTGGTATGAAGAGACCGGCACGACGGAACTGGTAGGGGAGGCCTGGCTGACTGGGCCGCAGTGTCTGGTGGAGAGTGGACCGTTAAAGGGGCAGACTCTGGCTTCGGTTGCGGAGAAGATGGGGGGCGAGTTTCCGCTGCTGGTAAAGATTCTGTTTCCGGCGGATAAGCTTTCGGTGCAGGTGCATCCGGATGATGCGCAGGCGAAGGCGATGGGGGAGACGCGGGGAAAGACCGAGTGCTGGTACGTGCTGGAGGCGGAGCCGGGTGCGACGGTCGCGTTGGGGTTGAAGGCGGGCGTGGGCGCGAGGGAGGTTGCGGCTTCGGTGGAGAGCGGGACGATGGAGTTGCTGCTGGAGCATGTGCCGGTGTCGGTGGGGGACATGCTGTTTGTGGATGCTGGGACCGTGCACGCAATCGGGCCTGGGGTGGTGCTGCTGGAGACACAGCAGACCAGCGATGTGACCTATCGGCTGTATGACTATGGACGGCCTCGGGAGCTGCATCTGGAGAAGGGCTTGCAGGTGATCAAGGCTGAGACACAGGCGGGTAAGGTGGTGCCGCAGGAGATGGGCGGCTTTACGAGGTTGATTGAGCAGAGATATTTTGTGGTGGATCGATTTGAGATCTCTGCGACGAGGGAACGGACGGTTGCTTTTGCGGGAGCGGGTTGTCTTGTTGGCCTGGCGGGGAGCGGCGTGGTGAGGACACCGGACGGAGAGTTGGAGTTGACTCCCGGGAGGGCTGTGGTGGTGCCGATGGGAGATGGGGATGTGGTTGTGGAGACGAAGGCCGGAGTTTCGTTTGCGCGCTGCGTGGCGCCGGTCTAA
- a CDS encoding response regulator transcription factor, with product MTEPIAPLIVLVEDEEHLAQGLLFNLQAEGYRTRHESDGDAALAYLLAEKPTPEERIAAIILDGMLPGADGFTIVRALREAHHYTPILMLTARSRPEEVLEGIEAGADDYLAKPFDLNILLVRLKSLLRRTAWQNASTPETPPPAIADQTDEYAFNHRTIRFDTLELIAPNRITHLTLMEADLLRYLTEREGQIVSRSAILEDVWRVHEDTDTRAIDNFIVRLRRYIEDDPADPQHLVTVRGIGYRFLANP from the coding sequence ATGACCGAACCCATCGCCCCACTCATCGTTCTCGTCGAAGACGAAGAGCATCTTGCCCAGGGCCTCCTCTTCAACCTGCAGGCCGAAGGCTACCGCACCCGCCACGAATCCGACGGCGATGCCGCCCTCGCCTATCTCCTCGCCGAAAAACCCACCCCCGAAGAACGCATCGCCGCCATCATCCTCGACGGCATGCTCCCTGGCGCCGACGGTTTCACCATCGTCCGCGCCCTCCGCGAAGCCCACCACTACACACCCATCCTCATGCTCACCGCCCGCTCCCGCCCCGAAGAGGTTCTCGAAGGCATCGAAGCCGGCGCCGACGACTACCTCGCCAAACCCTTCGACCTCAACATCCTTCTCGTCCGCCTCAAATCACTCCTCCGCCGCACCGCCTGGCAGAACGCCTCAACGCCAGAGACCCCACCACCTGCTATCGCCGATCAGACTGACGAGTACGCCTTCAATCACCGCACCATCCGCTTCGACACTCTCGAACTCATCGCCCCCAACCGCATCACCCACCTCACTCTCATGGAGGCCGATCTCCTTCGCTACCTCACCGAGCGGGAAGGCCAGATCGTCTCGCGATCCGCCATCCTCGAAGACGTCTGGCGAGTCCACGAAGACACCGATACCCGCGCCATCGACAACTTCATCGTCCGTCTCCGCCGCTACATCGAAGACGATCCCGCCGATCCCCAACACCTCGTCACCGTCCGCGGCATCGGCTATCGCTTCCTCGCCAACCCCTAG
- a CDS encoding response regulator, protein MGAKIQNNYDDSPMSLDIFASERRATELSPSRILLVDDDPDMRALTRTFLEHEGYGVFSSSDAERAAQIFRSVPEIDLLVTDLYMPGKSGMELARELKTIRNGLPVLMISGGMVDSAQKLRLEQEGWSFLAKPFRLPELLSKVHRILAPAEARRWKEAR, encoded by the coding sequence GTGGGAGCAAAGATTCAGAACAACTATGATGATTCGCCGATGTCGTTAGATATTTTTGCCTCTGAGCGTCGTGCCACTGAGCTTTCGCCGAGCAGGATTTTGCTGGTGGATGACGATCCGGATATGCGAGCGCTGACGCGAACGTTTTTAGAACACGAAGGCTATGGAGTCTTTAGCTCCAGCGATGCCGAGCGGGCTGCGCAGATCTTTCGCAGCGTGCCCGAGATCGATCTGCTGGTGACGGATCTGTATATGCCGGGCAAGTCGGGGATGGAGCTGGCGCGGGAGTTGAAGACAATCCGTAACGGGCTGCCGGTGTTGATGATCTCGGGTGGGATGGTGGACAGCGCGCAGAAGTTGCGGCTGGAGCAGGAGGGTTGGAGCTTCCTGGCGAAGCCCTTCCGGTTGCCGGAGTTGCTAAGCAAAGTGCATCGGATTCTTGCACCGGCGGAGGCGCGAAGGTGGAAGGAAGCGCGGTAG
- a CDS encoding HipA family kinase: protein MLRTIRATQYVTALREGGSLPAIIEADDLGLYVVKFRGAGQGPLALVAELVAGEIGRTLGLNIPELVFAHVDPALGRNEPDQEIRDLLRASAGLNLALDYLPGSSMFDPAAGDKANPHTASLAVWFDAFTLNVDRTPRNANLLNWHSQLYFIDHGAALYFHHNWPDASRLADSPFADIRNHILLPWASKLEEVAAQATTRLNSSVLNKILAQIPDEWLQSSHPTPAEARAAYLDLLTRRLAASPIFTQEAIRARAHLI, encoded by the coding sequence ATGCTTCGCACCATTCGCGCCACTCAGTATGTCACCGCGCTCCGCGAAGGCGGCTCTCTTCCCGCAATTATCGAGGCCGACGACCTTGGCCTTTACGTCGTCAAATTTCGCGGCGCCGGTCAGGGTCCCCTCGCGTTGGTGGCCGAACTCGTCGCTGGCGAAATCGGCCGCACCCTCGGTCTCAACATCCCCGAGCTTGTCTTCGCTCACGTCGATCCCGCCCTCGGACGCAACGAGCCCGATCAGGAGATCCGCGACCTCCTTCGCGCCAGCGCCGGACTCAACCTGGCCCTCGATTATCTCCCCGGCTCCTCCATGTTCGACCCCGCAGCCGGCGACAAAGCCAACCCCCACACCGCCTCGCTCGCCGTCTGGTTCGACGCCTTCACCCTCAACGTCGACCGCACCCCCCGCAACGCCAATCTCCTCAACTGGCACAGCCAGCTCTACTTCATCGACCACGGAGCCGCCCTCTACTTTCACCACAACTGGCCCGACGCCAGCCGCCTCGCCGACTCTCCCTTCGCCGACATCCGCAACCACATCCTTCTGCCCTGGGCATCGAAGCTCGAAGAAGTCGCGGCTCAAGCAACCACCCGCCTCAACTCTTCGGTCCTCAACAAAATCCTCGCGCAGATCCCCGACGAGTGGCTCCAGTCCAGCCATCCCACCCCTGCCGAGGCACGCGCAGCCTATCTCGATCTCCTCACCCGCCGTCTGGCAGCATCCCCCATCTTCACCCAGGAGGCCATCCGTGCTCGCGCCCATCTCATTTGA
- a CDS encoding DUF3037 domain-containing protein has product MLAPISFDYAVIRVVPRVEREEFLNAGVVVFCLQQRFLEARIHIDNQRLRALWPDLNLDLVRTHLEAFPRICSGDPTAGPISQLSQRERFHWLVSPRSTIIQVSPVHTGLCNAPEDLMDNLARRYLVL; this is encoded by the coding sequence GTGCTCGCGCCCATCTCATTTGACTACGCAGTCATTCGCGTCGTCCCCCGTGTCGAGCGCGAAGAGTTCCTCAACGCAGGGGTAGTCGTCTTCTGCCTGCAGCAACGCTTCCTCGAAGCCCGCATCCACATCGACAATCAACGCCTTCGCGCCCTCTGGCCAGACCTCAACCTCGACCTGGTCCGAACTCACCTTGAAGCCTTCCCTCGCATCTGTAGCGGAGATCCCACAGCCGGCCCCATCTCCCAACTCAGCCAACGCGAACGCTTCCACTGGCTCGTCTCTCCGCGCAGCACCATCATTCAGGTCTCCCCCGTCCACACCGGTCTCTGCAATGCCCCAGAAGACCTCATGGACAATCTCGCCCGGCGTTATCTGGTCCTCTAG
- a CDS encoding peroxiredoxin-like family protein yields the protein MAAALNISLQDQLDRITQNTRALVQPERLAISERATEDLFNTGIEDRILKAGAQAPSFTLEDALTHKPVSSADLLALGPLVVNFFRGRWDPYCVTELEAWRDLHTDLRRRGAIFVAISPQTTRQNNFTLEQHGLQYPLLSDPGATTAEKFGIAHTIPQDLRSYYQSILINIPFNNAGLSYHNATEASWRLPIPAVFVIDQTNTIVFAEGHADFRVRPEPADILVALNR from the coding sequence GTGGCCGCTGCTCTCAACATCTCGCTTCAGGATCAACTGGATCGCATCACACAGAATACGCGTGCCCTCGTCCAGCCAGAACGCCTCGCCATCTCGGAACGGGCGACCGAAGACCTCTTCAACACCGGCATCGAAGACCGCATCCTGAAAGCCGGGGCACAGGCTCCGTCCTTCACGCTCGAAGACGCCCTCACTCACAAGCCCGTCAGCTCAGCCGATCTCCTCGCCCTCGGCCCGCTCGTCGTCAACTTCTTTCGTGGCCGCTGGGACCCCTACTGCGTCACCGAACTCGAAGCCTGGCGCGACCTTCACACCGACCTCCGCAGACGCGGCGCCATCTTCGTCGCCATCTCTCCGCAAACCACCCGCCAAAACAACTTCACCCTCGAGCAGCATGGCCTGCAATACCCGCTCCTCTCCGACCCCGGCGCAACCACTGCAGAAAAATTCGGCATAGCCCACACCATTCCACAGGACCTCCGCAGCTACTACCAGTCCATCCTCATCAATATCCCCTTCAACAACGCCGGCCTCAGCTATCACAACGCCACCGAAGCCAGCTGGCGCCTCCCGATCCCTGCCGTCTTCGTCATCGACCAGACCAACACCATCGTCTTCGCCGAAGGCCACGCCGACTTCCGTGTCCGTCCCGAACCTGCCGACATCCTTGTCGCTCTCAATCGCTAA